In Leishmania braziliensis MHOM/BR/75/M2904 complete genome, chromosome 14, the following are encoded in one genomic region:
- a CDS encoding putative ubiquitin/ribosomal protein S27a, with protein MQIFIKNAAGRTVVVRVSAEDTVASLKVQANVTAGNLFFAGMCLAEEETLATYGLSQGSTVDVVVPVEGGKGKKKKKRIFTKPKKPTHRHKLEKMRALKYFKVTENDDGSYKVERMRQDCPHPQCGAGVYMAQHKDRQYCGKCHLTYRAEGK; from the coding sequence ATGCAAATCTTCATCAAGAACGCCGCCGGGCGCACGGTGGTTGTGCGCGTGTCCGCCGAGGACACCGTCGCGTCCCTCAAGGTCCAGGCCAACGTGACAGCGGGCAACCTCTTCTTCGCgggcatgtgccttgccgaggaggagacgctCGCCACTTACGGCCTGTCTCAGGGGTCCACTGTAGATGTTGTCGTCCCGGTGGAGGGTGGTAAgggcaagaagaagaagaagcgcatctTCACGAAGCCAAAGAAGCCGACCCACCGGCACAAGCTGGAGAAGATGCGGGCGCTCAAGTACTTCAAGGTGACGGAGAACGACGACGGCTCCTACAAGGTGGAGCGCATGCGTCAGGACTGCCCGCACCCCCAGTGCGGCGCGGGTGTGTACATGGCTCAGCACAAGGACCGTCAGTACTGCGGCAAGTGCCACCTGACCTACAGGGCGGAGGGCAAGTAG